A single genomic interval of Zingiber officinale cultivar Zhangliang chromosome 4A, Zo_v1.1, whole genome shotgun sequence harbors:
- the LOC121969123 gene encoding non-specific lipid transfer protein GPI-anchored 3-like, whose product MKLIVFYALLLSSCATLSASNGDGGGGPPPCVAKLMPCLNFLRSPEIPPAATCCIPLKSALVDDVSCLCSLFKNVDLIRSFNITQQDLVGLPPRCGLELPDLNKCDRSISPNPGDLQPPPPVNEPPKGITTTPPSSSGRVASILLELHFALTALLYFCTSY is encoded by the exons ATGAAACTCATCGTCTTCTACGCCCTTCTCTTATCTTCATGCGCTACACTTTCTGCGTCCaacggcgacggcggcggcggccCGCCGCCGTGCGTGGCGAAGCTGATGCCGTGCCTGAACTTCCTGCGCTCGCCGGAGATTCCCCCCGCCGCCACCTGCTGCATCCCTCTGAAGAGCGCTTTGGTCGACGACGTCTCTTGCCTCTGCAGTCTCTTCAAGAACGTAGATCTCATCAGGAGCTTCAACATCACTCAGCAGGATCTCGTGGGCCTTCCTCCACGGTGCGGCTTGGAGTTGCCGGATTTGAACAAATGCGATCGTTCCATCTCAC CCAATCCAGGTGATTTACAGCCACCGCCGCCTGTAAACGAGCCTCCTAAAG GAATTACGACTACGCCTCCAAGCAGTTCTGGTCGAGTAGCAAGCATCCTTTTGGAACTTCACTTCGCTCTAACTGCACTATTATATTTCTGCACGTCTTATTAA